The proteins below come from a single Spirochaetota bacterium genomic window:
- a CDS encoding FAD-dependent oxidoreductase, translated as MLKKTPDIIIVGGGITGCIAAVEAKKRGFHPLMIEKRPYLGREIAAYDHTFIRCDADDAALRRIPGEFTPLFLQHGGGEIVAAEGYIRQQLMAIIESHRIPVLFEAEAVALAHSEGKTAGIMIACPAGLCSMPSAVVLDATERGALLRMLGNGPNVAAGAVTVHAVFEMGVSGKSSACIASIDGAGLARVASENGLLHGSVHLHTTLRADTVVIDYAFAASSSGALFETQSIIDADARMRSVSLAAYLRANIPAFTDSRLTHIGFEAHIRDNTPNVTSSITNVSALPCLEWGFSLNDVADNAAATAAIINGLTIPSRRGNTQEIFVGRGWSAAADALGLTPYNDEALTVPLSVVTRPGAIPLLASFSADVCVAGIGAGGGLAMLAASERGASVIALDLNREPGGTYTAGRVSGYYEGYHGGVNTFVTEEAAALIKPAGGGGHGGLTHSNLLSVKARERGIRSLTATRVCGVRSDHGALTEILAANEDGLFSVKARVTIDATGDGDVAAFAGASYAVGDPHDGMMQSYSMWGVEVYPCPNFQANRFLTDPDIISPDMYSERLRAVSLGHRGNSPFHIAPMFTVREARRIIGEKSLTMRGILDATPVDDVIAVASTQADSHAHTTSDLAKIGTIGSGRPLRVRIPYGCFIPKGIDGLFVAAKAISGERDATSFCRMNADIKNAGYAVGAAAAYAVKNGCKVRDIDIQVLQADMRTKGILPEWAFSLDDGAVHTGPDDGGFAQFDRMLRLDTTEAVPILTKRFEQSAQQGDRYFSERTFAAMALAWHGSAAGGEYLADVLARAVAEGRHRTPPRLNAIRTVVAALGEGRDDHSIVNRLLIMAGRSGAHGMFDTSLAHIIDAVPGLGTVTPKIMPYDSNRGDIVSEPFYQRLRNIAFAVERHPGKALKKPMDALLRRTGITGYDTPMHSGRSPRYMLAYLEICLAAAAFLCGSLSGKRILSRYAGDVHCFLRDHARKTLAALR; from the coding sequence GTGCTGAAAAAAACACCTGATATCATCATCGTCGGCGGCGGCATTACCGGCTGCATCGCCGCGGTCGAAGCGAAGAAGCGCGGTTTTCATCCCTTGATGATCGAAAAGCGTCCGTATCTCGGGCGCGAGATCGCGGCGTATGATCACACCTTCATCCGTTGCGATGCGGATGATGCCGCGCTGCGCCGTATCCCCGGCGAGTTCACGCCGCTTTTTCTTCAGCATGGCGGCGGTGAGATCGTTGCCGCGGAAGGATATATTCGGCAGCAATTGATGGCCATCATCGAGTCGCACCGCATCCCGGTGCTGTTCGAGGCGGAAGCCGTTGCGCTGGCGCACTCCGAAGGAAAAACGGCCGGCATCATGATCGCCTGTCCGGCGGGGCTCTGCTCGATGCCCAGTGCGGTCGTGCTCGATGCCACCGAACGAGGCGCGCTCCTTCGCATGCTCGGCAATGGCCCGAACGTCGCCGCCGGCGCGGTAACAGTACATGCAGTATTCGAAATGGGAGTAAGCGGAAAAAGCAGCGCGTGCATCGCATCGATCGATGGGGCAGGACTTGCGCGCGTTGCGTCCGAGAACGGTCTGCTTCACGGCAGCGTTCATCTCCACACGACACTGCGCGCCGACACCGTCGTCATCGACTATGCGTTCGCGGCATCATCGTCCGGAGCACTGTTCGAAACGCAGAGCATCATCGATGCGGATGCCCGGATGAGATCGGTCTCGCTCGCGGCATATCTGCGGGCGAATATTCCTGCGTTCACGGATTCCCGATTGACGCATATCGGCTTCGAGGCGCATATCCGTGACAACACACCGAATGTGACGTCATCGATCACCAATGTCAGCGCGCTGCCGTGTCTGGAGTGGGGTTTTTCGCTCAATGATGTTGCGGATAATGCCGCAGCCACAGCCGCGATCATCAATGGACTTACGATACCTTCACGCAGGGGTAATACGCAAGAGATATTCGTCGGACGGGGATGGTCGGCAGCTGCGGATGCACTCGGGCTGACGCCGTATAACGACGAAGCACTTACCGTACCGCTCAGCGTTGTAACACGACCGGGGGCGATACCATTGCTCGCGTCATTTTCCGCGGATGTCTGCGTTGCCGGTATCGGCGCCGGGGGCGGTCTTGCCATGCTCGCCGCTTCGGAGCGCGGTGCATCGGTGATAGCGCTCGATCTTAACCGCGAACCGGGAGGCACCTATACTGCGGGGCGCGTGTCGGGCTATTATGAAGGCTATCATGGCGGCGTAAATACATTCGTGACCGAAGAAGCCGCGGCACTGATAAAGCCCGCAGGGGGCGGCGGCCACGGCGGATTGACCCACAGCAATCTTCTTTCCGTGAAGGCGCGTGAACGAGGCATACGGTCCCTGACCGCCACGCGGGTATGCGGTGTGCGCTCAGATCACGGAGCGTTGACGGAGATCCTCGCAGCGAACGAGGATGGTCTCTTTTCCGTGAAGGCGCGGGTGACCATCGACGCTACCGGCGACGGCGATGTTGCCGCATTCGCCGGGGCATCGTACGCCGTCGGCGACCCGCACGACGGCATGATGCAGTCCTACAGCATGTGGGGTGTAGAAGTGTACCCCTGTCCCAATTTCCAAGCGAATCGTTTTCTTACCGATCCGGATATCATCAGCCCCGACATGTATTCCGAACGCTTACGAGCGGTATCGCTCGGACACCGCGGTAATTCGCCGTTCCACATCGCGCCCATGTTCACGGTGCGTGAGGCGCGCAGGATCATCGGCGAGAAGTCGCTCACCATGCGCGGCATTCTCGACGCAACACCCGTCGATGATGTCATCGCCGTTGCAAGCACGCAGGCGGACAGTCATGCGCATACCACGAGCGATCTTGCGAAGATCGGCACCATCGGCAGCGGCAGACCGCTTCGTGTGCGCATCCCGTACGGCTGCTTCATACCGAAAGGCATCGACGGCCTCTTCGTGGCGGCGAAAGCGATATCCGGTGAGCGCGATGCGACCTCGTTCTGCCGTATGAACGCGGATATCAAAAATGCAGGTTATGCTGTCGGGGCAGCGGCCGCCTATGCCGTAAAGAACGGCTGCAAAGTACGCGATATCGATATCCAGGTACTGCAGGCGGACATGCGTACCAAGGGCATTCTGCCCGAATGGGCGTTCTCTCTGGATGACGGTGCCGTTCATACGGGACCAGATGACGGAGGGTTCGCACAGTTCGACCGCATGCTCAGGCTTGATACAACGGAGGCGGTGCCGATCCTCACGAAGCGTTTTGAGCAGAGTGCTCAGCAGGGCGATCGCTACTTTTCAGAGCGGACGTTCGCTGCAATGGCGCTTGCATGGCATGGTTCCGCCGCAGGCGGGGAATATCTTGCCGACGTGCTTGCACGGGCCGTTGCCGAGGGACGTCATCGCACGCCGCCGCGGCTCAATGCGATACGTACCGTTGTCGCAGCGCTCGGCGAGGGGCGCGACGATCACTCCATAGTCAATCGTCTTCTTATCATGGCGGGAAGGAGCGGCGCTCACGGCATGTTCGATACATCGCTTGCGCATATCATCGACGCCGTCCCCGGTCTCGGCACCGTGACCCCGAAGATAATGCCCTATGATTCCAACCGGGGCGACATCGTATCCGAGCCGTTCTATCAACGGCTTCGGAACATCGCCTTTGCCGTGGAACGCCATCCGGGCAAAGCGCTGAAAAAGCCCATGGATGCGCTTCTAAGGCGCACGGGTATTACGGGATATGATACCCCGATGCACAGCGGTCGATCACCGCGATACATGCTCGCCTATCTTGAGATCTGTCTCGCAGCCGCTGCTTTTCTATGCGGATCGCTCAGCGGGAAACGCATTCTTTCACGCTATGCCGGTGATGTCCACTGCTTCCTCAGGGACCATGCCCGGAAAACGCTCGCAGCGCTGCGTTGA